The nucleotide window GTTGTTCCTGACCAGGGAGGTCCGGTAGAGCTGCCAGTCTCCGTGCACGAACCGGGTGCCGTTTTCGGCCTGCACCGGCCCGACCCTGTGTTCGGCCTTGACCTCGCCCGCGAGCAGGGCCGCCTTTTCCTGGATGGACAGGTTGATGACCAGCTCGTAGCCGTGCTGCTTGAGATGGCGTGCGCCGTCATAGGGGAAATAGGTCGCTTCCGGCGATATCTTCATCAGCGGCAGGTAGAAGGACTTCTCCGCGGCCACGAACAGCGGGTGGCCGGGATAGCGCCGGGCCAGCCAGAGCATGAGCGGGTACGTCAGGATGAGGTCCCCCATCCGCTGCATCTGTAATATGAGTATGGGCTTTTTGCTCATCTTACTCGAAGGTCCGGCGCATGGTCTCCATGAGCGAAGTCATGCGGTGGTCGTAGGTGTGCTCGGCCAGGACGCGGTTGCGGGCGGCTTCTGCGATGCGGCGTCGTTCTTCCGGGGCGTTCAGGTAGCGGTCCACCAGGGCCGGGATCTGGTCCGGGTGGGTGTAGCAGACGATCTCGGTCTCCGGCTCGAACAGCTCCTCCATCTGGCGGCGGTGGTCGGTGAGCAGGAACGCGCCCGCGCACGGCACGTCGAACACGCGTTGGTTGACCGCGCCCTTCATCTGCTGGCTGGTGCAGTTGAAGTTGATGTCCGACAGGGGATAGAAGTCCGGCAGGTCGCTGTAATAGGAGAGCTCCGGGTGGTAGCGCCAGCCCGTGCGGTCCTTGAGCAGTTCCATCCAGCCGGGGTCGCCCACGATGAGCGGGTTGAAATCCAGGATGCGCAGCACGCAGTCCAGCCGGTAGAGCATGGTCGCCTGCCAGGTGATGAAGGTGTCGAAGGCCAACTGCCGTCCGCGCGGCTGCAGGGCATCGTATTCGCTTGCCAGCTCGGGGAACTCCCGCCGCAGAAAGGCACCGGCCATGGGCTCGCCCGAGTCGCCGAAGGCCTTGGCCACCAGCATGCCCGCCTGGAGCAGACGCTGGGAAGGC belongs to Pseudodesulfovibrio portus and includes:
- a CDS encoding CgeB family protein — encoded protein: MQKSQATPSLQGTPPRILLLTSQYFLIGELEAACARLDVPHQVMNLETKEMTLDDFVNRMTTALTGFKPDFVLTVNHLGVDHEGVLASLLKQHKVPLASWFVDNPHLILGAYANLFDAPTALFTWDSDTVTSLKDMGFANVFYLPLGADPTRFTPQRSQPVETWRAPISFVGNSMLTKTIKRIEAAGPSQRLLQAGMLVAKAFGDSGEPMAGAFLRREFPELASEYDALQPRGRQLAFDTFITWQATMLYRLDCVLRILDFNPLIVGDPGWMELLKDRTGWRYHPELSYYSDLPDFYPLSDINFNCTSQQMKGAVNQRVFDVPCAGAFLLTDHRRQMEELFEPETEIVCYTHPDQIPALVDRYLNAPEERRRIAEAARNRVLAEHTYDHRMTSLMETMRRTFE